The following are encoded together in the Pseudodesulfovibrio indicus genome:
- the cbiM gene encoding cobalt transporter CbiM: MHISEGVLSGPVLLGGAALAVGGTAVGLKSIDYDRIMSVAILSAAFFIASLIHVPIGPANGHLILGGLLGVVLGWAAFPSILVALTLQAVLFQYGGLTVLGVNTFNMAAPAVACFYVFRPMLAKSGPNRFAAAFACGFLAMLLSAVLTAGALALSGDEFREAAQVLLVAHLPIMVVEGLVTAFTYSFLAKVKPEVLTC; this comes from the coding sequence ATGCACATCTCCGAAGGGGTCCTCTCCGGCCCGGTGCTCCTGGGCGGGGCCGCGCTCGCCGTTGGCGGCACGGCCGTCGGCCTGAAGAGCATCGACTACGACCGGATCATGTCCGTGGCCATCCTGTCCGCCGCGTTCTTCATCGCCTCGCTGATCCACGTACCCATCGGCCCGGCCAACGGCCACCTGATCCTTGGCGGGCTGCTCGGCGTGGTCCTGGGCTGGGCCGCGTTCCCGTCCATCCTGGTGGCCCTGACCCTCCAGGCCGTGCTCTTCCAGTACGGCGGCCTGACCGTGCTCGGCGTGAACACCTTCAACATGGCCGCGCCCGCCGTGGCCTGCTTCTACGTTTTCCGGCCCATGCTCGCCAAGTCGGGCCCCAACCGGTTCGCGGCCGCCTTTGCCTGCGGGTTCCTGGCCATGCTCCTGAGCGCGGTCCTGACCGCCGGGGCGCTGGCCCTGTCCGGCGACGAGTTCCGCGAGGCAGCCCAGGTGCTGCTCGTCGCCCACCTGCCGATCATGGTGGTGGAAGGGCTGGTCACGGCCTTTACCTATTCCTTCCTGGCCAAGGTCAAGCCCGAGGTCCTGACCTGCTGA